A genomic segment from Halomonas sp. TA22 encodes:
- the hemB gene encoding porphobilinogen synthase has protein sequence MSITTPRQFPASRLRRMRRDDFSRRMMRESTLTPADLIWPVFVLEGSERREAVPSMPGVERLSLDLLIEEAREAYALGIPAIALFPVIDAELKSELAEEAYNAGGLVQRSVRELKAACPELGIITDVALDPYTSHGQDGILDESGYVHNDRTVETLLKQALSHAEAGADIVAPSDMMDGRIAAIRGVLEQEQLHNTRIMAYSAKYASHYYGPFRDAVGSAGNLGKADKTTYQMDPANSDEALHEVALDIAEGADMVMVKPGMPYLDVVARVKRELKVPTFAYQVSGEYAMHMAAFNQGWLDADRIILESLMCFKRAGADGVLTYFAKRAARLLTQ, from the coding sequence TTGAGCATCACCACACCCCGACAGTTTCCCGCGTCTCGGCTGCGCCGCATGCGTCGCGACGACTTCTCCCGACGCATGATGCGCGAGTCGACGCTGACGCCTGCCGACCTGATCTGGCCAGTCTTCGTTCTCGAGGGGAGCGAACGTCGTGAGGCGGTTCCCTCCATGCCCGGTGTCGAGCGACTGTCGCTGGATCTATTGATCGAGGAGGCCCGCGAAGCCTACGCGCTGGGCATCCCCGCCATCGCGCTGTTTCCGGTGATCGATGCCGAGCTCAAGAGCGAGCTCGCCGAGGAGGCGTATAACGCCGGGGGCCTGGTCCAGCGCAGCGTGCGCGAGCTCAAGGCCGCCTGCCCGGAGCTCGGCATCATCACCGATGTGGCGCTTGACCCCTACACCAGCCATGGCCAGGACGGCATCCTCGACGAGTCGGGCTACGTGCATAACGACCGTACCGTCGAGACGCTGCTCAAGCAGGCCCTCTCCCATGCCGAGGCCGGCGCCGATATCGTAGCCCCATCGGACATGATGGATGGCCGCATCGCGGCGATTCGTGGCGTGCTCGAGCAGGAGCAGCTGCACAACACGCGCATCATGGCCTATAGCGCCAAGTACGCCTCGCACTACTATGGCCCGTTTCGCGATGCGGTGGGCTCCGCGGGCAATCTCGGCAAGGCGGACAAGACCACCTACCAGATGGATCCGGCCAACAGCGACGAAGCGCTACACGAAGTGGCACTCGATATTGCCGAAGGCGCCGACATGGTGATGGTCAAACCCGGGATGCCCTACCTGGACGTGGTGGCACGCGTCAAGCGCGAGCTAAAGGTACCCACCTTCGCCTATCAGGTCAGCGGTGAGTACGCCATGCACATGGCAGCCTTCAACCAGGGCTGGCTCGACGCCGACCGCATCATTCTCGAATCGCTGATGTGCTTCAAGCGTGCCGGCGCCGATGGCGTGCTGACCTATTTCGCCAAGCGCGCGGCACGCCTGCTCACACAATAA